In the Enterococcus rotai genome, AAATTGAGCAATTATTGTTATAAAATTATGTGATAATTTGAAAGAGAAAAATAGTGAAACGATGAGATTAGGAGAAGAATAAAAGGTGACTACGCTAGAAGGACATACATATTTCCTATGGAAGTAAAATGCGTTCTGATACTTTGTACAGTGTTTTAGCTATACAAAATATTTCAGTGGAAGGGACTGGAGTGCCGGGATATAATGGGAAATTAACGGTTACTTCTCCTAAAAATAAACATGTTATGAATATTAATTTAGGTGAATATGGGGCTATTGATATTAATAATGGCGGATTTGATTTTAATACTCAATATTCATACTCTAGATTTACACCAATTTCAATGAGAAATGTTTATAGTACCGGTTTTATGAATATAAATATGGATAGTGGATTTATAGAGGGATGGAAGAATACAGGGAATATGGATACTACCGCACCATCCAGTCTATGGCGACCTATTTCTAATATTAGCTTGACTTTAAATCAGTCTACTACGGCTTCGACTATTGCTCGATCAACTATAGATTATGCGGACAACGATCAATTTAAAGCACAGTTCTCATTGCAAAATTACGGAAGAATAAGTAACATGCGCTTTGTTCGATAAATTCAGCTCGAAAACTTTAATAGAAATGCTATTTATTTCACTAGATATCTAAACAATTTTATCATCCTTAAAATAGAGTGGCCTAGTCCACTCTATTTTTTTGTCCAAATAAATTTAAAGATAAAAGAAGGAATTTCATTTTTTTTAGAATACTATTTAATTTTCATCAAACAGGCTAATTGAATCAATGAAGCAAAACGCAATACTAAGAACTTTTTGTTTGGTTCAAAAAAATTAGAATCATCATCTAGCCACTTGCAGTTCGACGACATTTCATGGATAATAAGGAGTTAGGTCTAAAAACGTTTAGATAACTAAGAGTATTGATAAGAGCACATATTAAAGTAGTTTTAAAGTTGGCAGCATCTTTTAATCAATAAACTACAAGAATGGGGAAACAATGAATAATATAAATTTCAACAACTATCTACTAAGTGATGTAATCGTACAAGCAATTTCAGATTTAGGCTATGAAACACCTACACCTGTTCAGCAAGCTGTTATTCCAGCTGTATTGGAAGGAAAAGATGTTCTAGTTCAATCTCAAACAGGTAGTGGGAAGACAGCTAGCTTTGGTATTCCACTGTGTGAAAAAGTCGACTGGGTTGAAAATAAACCTCAAGTTCTTATTTTAGAGCCAACGAGAGAACTAGCCCAGCAAGTGCAAGAAGATTTGATCAACATTGGTCGTTATAAACGAATCAAAGCAACAGCAGTTTATGGAAAAGCTTCTTATGTGAAGCAAAAGTCCGAATTAAAACAGAAAAGTCATATGGTAGTTGGAACACCAGGACGAGTCCTTGACCATATTAAAAAGGGAAGCCTTCCACTTGGAAAAATCAATTGTTTAGTTATTGATGAAGCAGATGAAATGTTGAATATGGGGTTTATTGATCAGGTAAAAGACATTATCAAAGCATTGCCGGAAAGTAAAAAGACGCTATTGTTTTCTGCAACAATGCCGCAGACAATCGAAAAATTGAGTAGTGCTTATTTACATGACCCAACGGTTGTTAAAATTGCAGCAACGGAAAAAACAACGCCTAAAATTCAACACGCATATTTATCTGTAACGGAAGAAAATAAGTTAGCTGCGTTAGAAGCGGTCACAATCGTTGAGAATCCAGATACATGTATTATTTTTGCCAACACACAAGAGAAAGTCAATGATACGTATGACTTCTTGGTGAAGGCTGGTTATCCAGTAGGAAAATTACATGGGGGAATGATGCAAGAAGATCGTTTTGATGTGATGGATGCTTTTAGAAAAGCAAAATTTCGTTATCTTGTCGCAACAGATGTAGCAGCAAGGGGAATAGATATTGAAAATATCACACATGTCATCAATTTAGATGTTCCATTTGAAAAAGAAAGCTATATCCACCGTGTCGGTCGAACAGGTCGTGCCGGTAAAGAAGGGTTTGCTTTGTCCTTTGTGACGTCAAAAGATGAACCGTTAATCAAAGAAATAGAATCTTTTGGTGAATTGATAATGAACCGAATCACATTACCAAACGCCAAATTAGTTGCAAGAAGTAAAGCGGTTTTTGAAATGAAAATAACCACAAAACAGAAGCCAAGATATCAAAAAGCTAAACGGGTAAATGAAGAAATCACCAAAGTTTATTTTAATGGCGGAAAGAAAAAGAAATTACGAGCACTTGATTTTGTTGGAACTATTTCAAAAATAGAAGGCGTTAATTCAGAAGATATTGGAATCATTACGATTCAAGAGAATGTGACCTACATCGATATTTTAAACGGAAAAGGTCAACTTGTGATTCAAGCGATGAAAAACCGAACAATCAAAGGCAAACAATTAAAAGTACATGTTGCAAGAAAAAAGTAATCTGATATCATTTCACTTTTTTTCTTGAGTAATAGTTTGAACAGCAATTGACTAAACCAATATTCACGAAATGTGTCATTAAATTTTCGTGAGTATTGGTCTATTTTTGATTCAATAGTTAAAAAAATCATCATTGTTTTAGACTCTAATTTTTGTTTAAGAAACTATTTTGATGCATTAATTGCAGTAAAAAAGAGGTAAAATAGAAAAGAACGATGAATCGATTTTCTACCTATGTTTAAGTAGTAATATAGAAATCTTATTGGAGATAAACTTGAATGAAAAAATTTAAAGACATGATCAATAAATATAATCTAACAACAACTAAAAATCGAAAACGAGTAGGGATTATTGTTTTAATCTTGACAATCCTGCTTTTTTTACTGTTTACGTTTCGGTTTTCTTATATTCTGATTACTGGAAAAGTTGCTGGGACGAATCTTTCTGAAAAAACAAAGGAACTCTATGAAGTTCATGAGACACTCGAAGCAAAGCGTGGGTCGATTTTTGATAAGGATGGCAATGTGCTCGTTGAGGATTCCAGTGCCTTTTCACTTTATGCCATTTTGGATAAAAATTATACTGATTTAGAAGGCAAAAAATTATATGTTCAAGAAAAAGATTGGTCAGCGATTGCGGACATTTTTGAGAAGTATGTAAAAATCGATAAAAGCATAACATTAAAGCAATTAAAACCTAGCGTAAATGAAGAAGGCGAACCTGTTACGACCGTTGAGTTCGGGACTAATGGCAAAAATCTAGATTTTGAAACAAAAAGAATGATTCAAGAAGAGTTAGATAGACAAAAGATTTCAGGTATTTATTTTAGAGAAGAGAAAAAACGTGCATACCAAGTGGGAAATTTTGCTTCCTATTTTATTGGCTATGCGCAAGAAGATGATAAGGGCAATGAGCAAGGCGTTATGGGGATTGAAGAAGCATATAATGATAAGTTGTCAGGTCAAAATGGTTCTAGGAGCTATGAAAAAAACTCTGCATTAGGCGATGTCAAGCCTGGCAGTGTAAAAGAGAAAAAGCGTGTTAATGGAAGTGATGTTTACACAACATTAGATAGTAATCTGCAGTTTTATCTGGAAGAATTACTAGATGAAGCTGCTCAAAAATATCAACCTGAACACATTACTGCAACTTTAATGGACGCTAAAACAGGAAATATTTTAGCAACATCTCAACGACCAACATTTGCACTAGATACTAAAAAAGGATTAGATGATCCTAATACTGCTCGATGGAGTAATATTTTAGTCGAAGATATCTATGAACCAGGTTCAACAATGAAAAGTATGATGGTAGCCGCTGCTTTGGAAGAAAATAAATTTAATGAAAATGAGCAATTCGTCTCAGGAAGTATCAAAGTGGATGATACAAAGATCAGTGATTGGAATAATGGTGTTGGTGAGGGGAATATGACCTTTAGACAAGGGTTGGCGTGGTCCAGTAATGTAGGAATGGTAAACCTTCAAGAACGAATGCCTGATCTATGGCAAGAATACCTTAAAAAATTTGGATTTGGGCAAACCACTAACTTTGGATTAGCTGGTGAAGCTATGGGAGAAATTCAAAATAAGACTACGGTAGATAGAGCCATGACATCCTATGGTCAAGGGATTTCTGTCACCAATTTACAGATGTTACAAGCTTATACTGCTATAGCGAATGATGGAAAAATGCTGAAACCTAATATTATCAGTAAAATTGTGTCAGAAAATGGCAAAGAAACAATGATCGAACCTGAAATTGTAGGCACACCAATTTCTAGTGAAACGGCTAGGAAGGTCTTAGACTATATGAAAGATGTTACAGTAGATCCTAAATATGGTATGGGAAAAGAGTATGCTATTGAAGGGTTGAATGTTTCGGCTAAAACAGGAACCGCAGAATTTTTTGAAAATGGTGCGTATCAAAAGCAAGAATATTTGCATTCTGTAGTGACAATCACACCAACTGAAAATCCTAAATATATTTTTTATATGACTCTGAAACGCCCTGTATTAGATGGCGTTTCAGCAAATAAGATCATTTCTGACGTATCCAATAAATTAGTAGAACGGGCAATGGTTGCTCGCGATGAATAAAATAGTTCCTTCAAAATAAGAGGGCATGTACAAAAATTGTATTTTAA is a window encoding:
- a CDS encoding DEAD/DEAH box helicase; the protein is MNNINFNNYLLSDVIVQAISDLGYETPTPVQQAVIPAVLEGKDVLVQSQTGSGKTASFGIPLCEKVDWVENKPQVLILEPTRELAQQVQEDLINIGRYKRIKATAVYGKASYVKQKSELKQKSHMVVGTPGRVLDHIKKGSLPLGKINCLVIDEADEMLNMGFIDQVKDIIKALPESKKTLLFSATMPQTIEKLSSAYLHDPTVVKIAATEKTTPKIQHAYLSVTEENKLAALEAVTIVENPDTCIIFANTQEKVNDTYDFLVKAGYPVGKLHGGMMQEDRFDVMDAFRKAKFRYLVATDVAARGIDIENITHVINLDVPFEKESYIHRVGRTGRAGKEGFALSFVTSKDEPLIKEIESFGELIMNRITLPNAKLVARSKAVFEMKITTKQKPRYQKAKRVNEEITKVYFNGGKKKKLRALDFVGTISKIEGVNSEDIGIITIQENVTYIDILNGKGQLVIQAMKNRTIKGKQLKVHVARKK
- a CDS encoding penicillin-binding transpeptidase domain-containing protein — protein: MKKFKDMINKYNLTTTKNRKRVGIIVLILTILLFLLFTFRFSYILITGKVAGTNLSEKTKELYEVHETLEAKRGSIFDKDGNVLVEDSSAFSLYAILDKNYTDLEGKKLYVQEKDWSAIADIFEKYVKIDKSITLKQLKPSVNEEGEPVTTVEFGTNGKNLDFETKRMIQEELDRQKISGIYFREEKKRAYQVGNFASYFIGYAQEDDKGNEQGVMGIEEAYNDKLSGQNGSRSYEKNSALGDVKPGSVKEKKRVNGSDVYTTLDSNLQFYLEELLDEAAQKYQPEHITATLMDAKTGNILATSQRPTFALDTKKGLDDPNTARWSNILVEDIYEPGSTMKSMMVAAALEENKFNENEQFVSGSIKVDDTKISDWNNGVGEGNMTFRQGLAWSSNVGMVNLQERMPDLWQEYLKKFGFGQTTNFGLAGEAMGEIQNKTTVDRAMTSYGQGISVTNLQMLQAYTAIANDGKMLKPNIISKIVSENGKETMIEPEIVGTPISSETARKVLDYMKDVTVDPKYGMGKEYAIEGLNVSAKTGTAEFFENGAYQKQEYLHSVVTITPTENPKYIFYMTLKRPVLDGVSANKIISDVSNKLVERAMVARDE